The window ACAGCCTATTAAAGCTGCTGGGTTGCCCCATTCGGAAATCTCTGGATCATAGCTTACGTACAGCTCCCCAAAGCTTATCGGAGTTAGTCCCGTCCTTCATCGTCTTCTAGTGCCAAGGCATCCACCGTGCGCCCTTATTCACTTAACCTTATTTGCTACCACTTACGTGCTAGACTCTTGATTTCTACCAACTAGCGATAGTCAGCTCCATCAATCCTATGTTTTAGCTATTGAACTTTGTTTATTAACTCGTTTCAACGCGGTGTTTTCGGTTTGTTTACATTTTGTTTCAATATCCAGTTTTCAATGAACGAATGTTTGAGAGTAAACCTCTCAAAACTGAGCAATGAATAAGTCAACCTGTGTATTCCGTAATATTCCTTAGAAAGGAGGTGATCCAGCCGCACCTTCCGATACGGCTACCTTGTTACGACTTCACCCCAGTTATCTATCCCACCTTAGGCGGCTGGCTCCCGAAGGTTACCTCACCGACTTTGGGTGTTACAAACTCCCGTGGTGTGACGGGCGGTGTGTACAAGGCCCGGGAACGTATTCACCGCGGCGTTCTGATCCGCGATTACTAGCGATTCCGGCTTCATGTAGGCGAGTTGCAGCCTACAATCCGAACTGAGAACAGCTTTAAGAGATTAGCTTGACCTCGCGGTCTCGCGACTCGTTGTACTGTCCATTGTAGCACGTGTGTAGCCCAGGTCATAAGGGGCATGATGATTTGACGTCATCCCCACCTTCCTCCGGTTTGTCACCGGCAGTCTTGCTAGAGTGCCCAACTTAATGATGGCAACTAACAATAAGGGTTGCGCTCGTTGCGGGACTTAACCCAACATCTCACGACACGAGCTGACGACAACCATGCACCACCTGTCACTTTGTCCCCGAAGGGAAAGTTCTATCTCTAGAATGGTCAAAGGATGTCAAGACCTGGTAAGGTTCTTCGCGTTGCTTCGAATTAAACCACATGCTCCACCGCTTGTGCGGGCCCCCGTCAATTCCTTTGAGTTTCAGTCTTGCGACCGTACTCCCCAGGCGGAGTGCTTAATGCGTTAGCTGCAGCACTGAAGGGCGGAAACCCTCCAACACTTAGCACTCATCGTTTACGGCGTGGACTACCAGGGTATCTAATCCTGTTTGCTCCCCACGCTTTCGAGCCTCAGCGTCAGTTACAGACCAGAGAGTCGCCTTCGCCACTGGTGTTCCTCCATATATCTACGCATTTCACCGCTACACATGGAATTCCACTCTCCTCTTCTGCACTCAAGTTCCCCAGTTTCCAATGACCTTCCTCGGTTGAGCCGAGGGCTTTCACATCAGACTTAAAGAACCGCCTGCGCTCGCTTTACGCCCAATAAATCCGGACAACGCTTGCCACCTACGTATTACCGCGGCTGCTGGCACGTAGTTAGCCGTGGCTTTCTGGTTAGATACCGTCAAGGCGTGAACAGTTACTCTCACGCTTGTTCTTCTCTAACAACAGAGTTTTACGATCCGAAAACCTTCTTCACTCACGCGGCGTTGCTCGGTCAGACTTTCGTCCATTGCCGAAGATTCCCTACTGCTGCCTCCCGTAGGAGTCTGGGCCGTGTCTCAGTCCCAGTGTGGCCGATCACCCTCTCAGGTCGGCTATGCATCACGGTCTTGGTGAGCCATTACCTCACCAACTAACTAATGCAGCGCGGGTCTATCCATCAGCGACACCCGAAAGCGTCTTTCATCATTCGATCATGCGATCAAAAGAGATATGCGGTATTAGCACCTGTTTCCAAGTGTTATCCCCCACTGATGGGCAAGTTACCCACGTGTTACTCACCCGTCCGCCACTCTTTTTCTTTCGGTGGAGCAAGCTCCGGTGAAAGAAAAAGCGTTCGACTTGCATGTATTAGGCACGCCGCCAGCGTTCGTCCTGAGCCAGGATCAAACTCTCAATAATATAAGTGGTTCACAGCAAAGCTGATGTACCACTATAGCTAGAAACTTGTTTCTAGCATCTTATGAGTTTTAGCTCATTTATGTTTGCTAGCGAATTACTTCACTAAAATTTAAAAATTGTTGGTTTTGTTTTACACTTTGTAAAACACCCTACACATTTGGTTTGTCTTATTCATTGTTCAGTTTTCAAAGGTCTACTTTTTAAAGCTGTTGTCTTTTGTGACAACTTCTAAAGTTTATCATGTTTAGTTGACTTTGTCAACAAATTTTTAACTTTTTTATATAATCAAGGACTTTTGCCCTTTCAACTTTACTATCTTATCATTCCACGTTGACTAAGTCAACTATATTTATAAAAAAAAGCAAGATACTTTCGTACCTTGCTTTTTGATGTTATTTAGCTGTTCTGCTTTCTGCAGTCACTCCAATATTAAACCATAAGTCTTGCGCTAAAACATTACTTGTCCAATCAACACCTGTTACTCGAGTATTAACTGGTAATACTTCATTACGGTAAAGAGTTGGAATTACAAAAGCTTCTTCAGCTGCATATTTTTGCCATGCATCAAATGCTTCTTTACGTTTTTCTGGGTCAAATGAATCATTAGAATCAATTGCTGCTAATAATTTATCATTTTCTTCACTTGCAAAACGTGTGTAGTTGAATTGTGCTGTTCTTCCATATAAACCAGTTGGGGTTGGATCAGTACCTGTTCCCCATGCTCCTTGGAAGACATCAATTTCTTTATCATCATTTTTCAACTTATCATAGAATGATTGGAAGTCAATTAAACGTCCTGTTGATAATTGGACATTTAAACCAATTTCTTTCCAAGATTGCACATAATAATCTGCTAATGGTTGTGCCGTTTCTCCACCGTCCATTGAGGCAAATTTAATAACCAATGGCTTACCATTCTTATCTTCAACAAATCCATCACCATCTACATCTTTAAAACCTGCATCTGCTAATAATTCTTTTGCTTTGTCTTTATTTTCAGTAAAGCCTTCGATTGAATCATTATGTAATGAACCAAATACCGGTGGAATCAATGTGCTAGCATTTGAACGTAAACCGTTATAGAATTTTTCTCCTACTTGGTCATTATTTACTGCGTATCCCATTGCTTGACGTAAAGATTTGTCTGCCATTTTAGCATTTGGATCCGTTACGACTTCGCCTTTATCAGCATCCCATTTACCAAGTTTGAAACCTACATATGTGTAAGATAATTCTTCACGACCTAACATTTCAAAACCTTCAGTGTCTTTATAGTTAGGGTATGTATCTGTTGCCATCTTAATCATCATATCGTATTTAGACGCACGCATAGCTTCCATTGATGAAGCAGTTGGTACAACAGTAAAAACAAGTTTATCTAGAGCCGGTTTACCTTTGTAGTAGTATTCATTTGGTGTGAACGTAACTGACTCACCAGCAACGATTTTAGACATTTTATATGGTCCAAATGTTACAGGATTACGACGTACAGCGTCAGCTTTTTCTAAGTCTTTAATAGCCACATCTTTTAATACATGTTTAGGAGCTGCGTAATTCCAGATGCCTCCGCCTAGTTGTTGCATGCTTGGATTCATTTCTTTGTATGAGATTTCAATTGTTTTGTCATCAATCTTCTTGATTCCTGAAATTGAATCAGCTTTACCAGCGTGGTATTCTTCCATACCTACAATATTAGTAAATGTTGTATCATAACGAACACCTGTGTAATCTTTATGTCCAATGATTTCATACGGATAAATCATATCTTCAGCTGTGACAGCTTCCCCATCAGACCATTTTAAATCTTCTTGAATCTTGATAGTCGCTTTTTTTCCTTCTACATCTAAATCTAATGACGCTACACCATCGTTTGTAATAACGAAATCTTCATCCGATGTGAAAAGTGATCCATGAGAAGGTGCCATGAATTCAGCATCATAGCTGTCTTCATATAATTCCCATAAGAATAAGCCTTTGAATTGTGTATCCATTACAACAGCAACTTCCATTGTTTGACCAGCAATAGCTTTGTCTTGGTTAGTACTTTTTACTGGTAAAGTTGCAATATCTACACCTTGTGATGCATCTTTGTCTTTACCTTTTTTGTCATCTCCGCCACATGCTACTAATAAAGTTGCGGCAGTCATCATCGTTAAACCTGCTAATAAATGTTTTTTCTTCAAGTTAATTCCCCCTATTTATTTTTACCCTAATCGTTGACGTGCATCTGCTGAGCGTTTGAATGCTTGACCAACATAGTTAATAGCTAACATCATAATTAAAATTAATAGTGACGCTGGTAGCCAAATCCATAACATGTTAGATAAAACATCACCATTTCTTGCATAAGCAATCAATGTTCCTAAACTTGGGTTACTTGCTGGTAAACCAAATCCTAAGAACGTTAAGGTTGTTTCAATCCCAATATTTGCTGCAAAGTTCATCGTTAAGTTGGTAATAATTAATGAGCTTAAGTTAGGCATTAATTCACGGAACATGACTTTGAAATCATTTGTTCCTAATGTTTTTGATGCACTAATATAATCTCTTCTTGATTCTGATAACGTCTTAGATCTGAACAAACGTGCTTTCCCTACCCAGTAGAATAAACACATAATCCCAATAAATGACCAAACATTAAATTTAGGTACAATCGTTACAAATACAATGATTAACATTTGTGTTGGTAAAATCATGATGAAATCGACAATTCGCATTAAAATGTTATCAATTGCGCCACCATAATAACCAGCAACAATTCCTAATCCTACCCCAATAATTGAAGTAATAACTGTAATAGCAAAACCAATCCAGATCGAGTTTCTAGCGCCGATAATCAATTGACCGAATACATCACGACCACCTTCATCTGCACCTAATAAGAAACTCATTCCTTTAGTGTCACTATATGTTCCTGGTGCTGCATACTTATCAAAAATGCTGACGTACATCACTTTATCTTGGTCAACAAAAATTGAACCAATAAATACAAATAGTAGAATAGCGATTAATAAAATTAAAGAGAACATCGCTAATTTATCTTTTTTAAATTCACGCGCAATCATGCGGAATCCCATTGGTGGGATACTTTCCACAACTGCTGTATCTTTTTTTACATCTTCTGACATATTATTTGCCACCTTTCCTTTTATTTTGATCTACTGAATACGAATTCTCGGGTCAACAATACTCATAATAATATCTGATAGTAGAGTCCCAATTAACGTCATAATACCAAGAATCAAAATTAAGGCAGTGATGACTGTGTAGTCACGCTGTAATAATGAGTCGATAAATAATTTACCGATACCTGGATAAGCAAAAATTTGTTCAATTACAACTGATCCACTAATTAATCCTGTAATCTCATAACCTAATTGTGAAGCAATCGGTAATGAGGCGTTACGGAAAATGTGACGTGTATACACTTTGTTAGTTGGCACACCTTTTGAACGTGCTGTTCTAACATAATCTAAGTTTTGTGAATCAATTACTTCACTTCGTAAGTACTGAATCGTTACGGCAGTTCCTAATAGCGCTTGACTTAGTGCTGGTAAAATTAAATGATGGAATTTATCCCAAACATAAGCCATTGTACCTGGCTCAACATTTGCCGAAACAGATCCTGTTGTTGGGAACCAATCTAATCTGTAACCAAAAATAAATAACATTAATAAAGCAAAAATGAATACTGGAATAGCGAAACTCACAAAATTGTAAATAACAACTGCTTTATCAAACCATGAGTTTTGGAAACGTCCTGCAAACAGCCCTAATGGTAACGCAATTAAATAAGTTAAAATAACTGTCACAATTGATAATAAAATCGTGTTAATTGCGCGTTGTCCGATAATTTCAGCAACTGGCATTTTGTATAAGAAACTTGTTCCAAAATCACCTTGTAAAGCATTCCCTACCCAACGGAAGTACTGCGTGTACCATGGGTCATTTAAACCAGCTTGTTCACGAAGTGCTTCGATTGCAGCTGGGTCCATGTTTGGATTAATTAAACCTGTAAATGGATCTCCTGGCATTGCTTGAGCAAGTAAGAAGATGAAAACACTTAAAATAATGACTTGTGGGATCATTAAAAGAA is drawn from Vagococcus xieshaowenii and contains these coding sequences:
- the opp4B gene encoding oligopeptide ABC transporter permease, with translation MWKTILRRVLLMIPQVIILSVFIFLLAQAMPGDPFTGLINPNMDPAAIEALREQAGLNDPWYTQYFRWVGNALQGDFGTSFLYKMPVAEIIGQRAINTILLSIVTVILTYLIALPLGLFAGRFQNSWFDKAVVIYNFVSFAIPVFIFALLMLFIFGYRLDWFPTTGSVSANVEPGTMAYVWDKFHHLILPALSQALLGTAVTIQYLRSEVIDSQNLDYVRTARSKGVPTNKVYTRHIFRNASLPIASQLGYEITGLISGSVVIEQIFAYPGIGKLFIDSLLQRDYTVITALILILGIMTLIGTLLSDIIMSIVDPRIRIQ
- a CDS encoding ABC transporter permease, whose protein sequence is MSEDVKKDTAVVESIPPMGFRMIAREFKKDKLAMFSLILLIAILLFVFIGSIFVDQDKVMYVSIFDKYAAPGTYSDTKGMSFLLGADEGGRDVFGQLIIGARNSIWIGFAITVITSIIGVGLGIVAGYYGGAIDNILMRIVDFIMILPTQMLIIVFVTIVPKFNVWSFIGIMCLFYWVGKARLFRSKTLSESRRDYISASKTLGTNDFKVMFRELMPNLSSLIITNLTMNFAANIGIETTLTFLGFGLPASNPSLGTLIAYARNGDVLSNMLWIWLPASLLILIMMLAINYVGQAFKRSADARQRLG
- a CDS encoding oligopeptide ABC transporter substrate-binding protein, which produces MMTAATLLVACGGDDKKGKDKDASQGVDIATLPVKSTNQDKAIAGQTMEVAVVMDTQFKGLFLWELYEDSYDAEFMAPSHGSLFTSDEDFVITNDGVASLDLDVEGKKATIKIQEDLKWSDGEAVTAEDMIYPYEIIGHKDYTGVRYDTTFTNIVGMEEYHAGKADSISGIKKIDDKTIEISYKEMNPSMQQLGGGIWNYAAPKHVLKDVAIKDLEKADAVRRNPVTFGPYKMSKIVAGESVTFTPNEYYYKGKPALDKLVFTVVPTASSMEAMRASKYDMMIKMATDTYPNYKDTEGFEMLGREELSYTYVGFKLGKWDADKGEVVTDPNAKMADKSLRQAMGYAVNNDQVGEKFYNGLRSNASTLIPPVFGSLHNDSIEGFTENKDKAKELLADAGFKDVDGDGFVEDKNGKPLVIKFASMDGGETAQPLADYYVQSWKEIGLNVQLSTGRLIDFQSFYDKLKNDDKEIDVFQGAWGTGTDPTPTGLYGRTAQFNYTRFASEENDKLLAAIDSNDSFDPEKRKEAFDAWQKYAAEEAFVIPTLYRNEVLPVNTRVTGVDWTSNVLAQDLWFNIGVTAESRTAK